The Flavobacterium sp. HJ-32-4 genome contains a region encoding:
- a CDS encoding type I restriction endonuclease translates to MEQTDLRLKLEQLHQRVDSLKDQINTEEATKNAFVMPFIQILGYDIFNPTEVIPEFICDIGTKKGEKVDYVIKKDGEPILIIECKHWKQNADAHNSQLHRYFHVSKARFGVLTNGHIYNFYADLEKPNIMDEKPFFTLDLSNLKDASLKILENFTKTGYSLENILDSAEALKYIKAIRNEFEKELQDPSEQLVKMLVSRFFDKSLTAPRLATFREYTKKAFSNSINESINFRLKNALNMSETVPTKTQTAALIDENVEIPKFVTTEDEMEGSQIVKAILREVLPASRIAFRDTQSYFGILLDDNNRKPLCRLHFNSANKYIELFQNGKDNGEKKILTSLEDIYNYKKELLATVGNYE, encoded by the coding sequence ATGGAGCAAACCGATTTGAGACTCAAGCTAGAACAACTTCACCAACGGGTTGACTCTCTTAAAGATCAGATAAATACCGAGGAGGCTACTAAGAACGCTTTTGTAATGCCATTTATACAAATACTGGGGTATGACATCTTCAATCCGACAGAGGTGATACCGGAGTTTATTTGTGATATCGGCACTAAAAAAGGAGAAAAAGTAGATTACGTCATCAAAAAAGACGGTGAACCCATTCTAATAATCGAGTGTAAGCACTGGAAGCAAAATGCTGACGCACATAATTCCCAACTCCATAGATATTTTCATGTCTCGAAGGCTCGATTCGGTGTACTGACGAACGGTCATATTTACAATTTTTACGCCGACCTGGAAAAGCCAAATATCATGGATGAGAAACCGTTCTTCACCCTTGATTTGTCAAATCTAAAAGATGCGAGTTTGAAGATTTTGGAGAATTTCACAAAGACGGGTTATAGTCTTGAGAATATTCTCGACTCTGCTGAGGCGCTTAAGTACATTAAAGCAATTCGAAACGAGTTTGAAAAAGAGCTTCAAGATCCATCGGAACAGTTGGTCAAAATGCTGGTAAGCCGTTTTTTTGACAAATCCCTTACCGCTCCTCGTCTGGCGACATTCCGCGAGTATACTAAGAAAGCATTTTCCAACTCGATAAATGAATCCATAAACTTTCGATTAAAAAACGCTCTGAATATGAGCGAAACGGTGCCAACGAAGACCCAAACGGCAGCCTTAATAGATGAAAATGTTGAAATTCCTAAATTCGTAACTACAGAAGACGAAATGGAGGGTTCTCAAATTGTAAAGGCCATACTACGCGAAGTGCTACCGGCTTCACGCATCGCCTTCCGGGATACCCAGTCTTACTTCGGCATTCTTCTCGACGATAACAATCGTAAGCCGCTTTGCAGGTTACATTTCAATTCTGCTAATAAATACATTGAACTTTTCCAGAACGGAAAGGACAATGGAGAGAAAAAAATCTTGACATCGCTTGAAGATATCTACAATTACAAGAAAGAACTGCTGGCCACTGTCGGTAATTACGAATAG
- a CDS encoding T9SS type A sorting domain-containing protein has product MKTTLLFPFLLLAATSVASAQTMSATNTGALSTNQLIYSVGEVFVVPTNANQASSGLIGAVSRIEFTSLSIDEIDTADRVRFYPNPTSGSLFLDIAEGSVRQVSVFDLSGKCLETQTLQNGRLDLGHLPTGTYLIVTDNTQLSPFKVLKH; this is encoded by the coding sequence ATGAAAACTACCCTACTGTTTCCGTTCCTGCTGCTGGCTGCCACATCCGTTGCGTCGGCACAAACGATGTCGGCCACCAATACCGGCGCGCTTTCCACCAACCAACTCATCTACTCGGTGGGCGAGGTTTTTGTCGTTCCGACCAATGCGAACCAGGCAAGTTCGGGATTGATCGGCGCGGTGTCGCGCATTGAGTTTACCTCATTGTCGATTGACGAGATCGACACGGCCGACCGGGTGCGGTTTTACCCGAATCCGACGTCGGGTTCGCTGTTTCTGGATATAGCCGAAGGCAGCGTCCGCCAGGTGTCGGTCTTCGACCTGTCGGGCAAATGCCTCGAAACCCAAACACTGCAAAACGGCCGGCTTGACCTGGGGCACCTCCCGACGGGCACCTATCTTATTGTAACGGATAATACACAACTTTCCCCTTTTAAAGTACTAAAACACTAA
- a CDS encoding alpha/beta fold hydrolase gives MKSLLLSFLVCWLLAPGLVQAQNTPNSFVSVDNRKMAYKVVGLENRKAGQPIIVFESGLGMGGGNFEPVFAHLPKDACYVVYDRNGLGESEADDRLKTDTDVVEKLHRMLQQLHLKAPYLLVGHSLGGPFIRLFASRYPQEVAGMVFIDPTDFMLTPEQNETARQKAESAIGYRELWPKMLTEMSADANMPEGVRMETKRELSGSTPSFFHEYQNLAPLPDIPVAVLIAYNRRIEKFEEETSIRWGIKLRPWMDAFDNVRIENYSGMIQKNRNSFVLLLPEYSHGIHNQDPELVAAMIGRVLRNGGIEELRN, from the coding sequence ATGAAATCCCTTCTCTTATCTTTTCTCGTGTGCTGGCTGTTGGCACCCGGCCTGGTGCAGGCACAAAATACCCCGAATTCTTTTGTTTCGGTGGATAACCGTAAAATGGCCTACAAAGTAGTCGGGCTTGAAAACCGGAAAGCCGGGCAACCCATTATCGTTTTTGAAAGTGGACTCGGGATGGGCGGTGGTAATTTCGAGCCGGTCTTTGCCCATTTGCCGAAAGACGCCTGTTACGTTGTGTATGACCGCAACGGCCTGGGCGAATCGGAAGCCGACGACCGTTTGAAAACCGATACGGATGTGGTGGAAAAGCTGCACCGCATGCTGCAACAATTACACTTAAAAGCGCCGTACCTCTTGGTAGGCCACTCGTTGGGAGGCCCGTTTATCCGTCTTTTCGCCTCGCGGTACCCCCAGGAAGTAGCCGGGATGGTGTTTATCGATCCTACCGATTTTATGCTTACCCCGGAACAGAATGAGACGGCGCGCCAAAAAGCAGAAAGCGCCATCGGCTACCGCGAACTCTGGCCCAAAATGCTGACAGAAATGAGCGCCGACGCCAACATGCCTGAGGGCGTGCGTATGGAAACGAAACGTGAACTCAGTGGAAGTACCCCTTCTTTTTTCCATGAATACCAAAACCTGGCTCCCCTCCCTGATATTCCGGTTGCGGTTTTGATTGCCTACAACCGACGTATTGAAAAGTTTGAAGAGGAAACGTCGATACGATGGGGCATCAAGCTCCGCCCCTGGATGGATGCGTTCGATAACGTCCGGATCGAGAACTACTCGGGCATGATCCAGAAAAACCGGAATTCATTTGTGCTGTTGCTTCCTGAATACAGCCATGGCATCCACAACCAGGATCCGGAGTTGGTCGCGGCGATGATTGGACGGGTGCTGAGGAATGGAGGAATTGAGGAATTGAGGAACTGA
- a CDS encoding DUF4304 domain-containing protein, with amino-acid sequence MTAKEKQTQFIKTYLKPALKNFGYRTSGQTWWKEKGDFFTVINLQNFSWNSKDSVDFCFNIGVALKATMNDTEKKKPTVYDLTVYLRENSYLPDSRQEYKFKSKTGYVLTEQTDLNDFVAELKSDFENHILPTLDKLNTLQDCVDRFGNIAFWGDNLKKVITENKLLAL; translated from the coding sequence ATGACGGCAAAAGAAAAACAAACTCAGTTTATCAAGACGTATTTGAAGCCTGCTTTGAAAAATTTCGGTTATCGGACTAGTGGACAAACTTGGTGGAAAGAAAAAGGCGACTTCTTTACGGTAATCAACTTACAGAATTTCTCTTGGAACAGTAAGGACAGCGTTGACTTTTGTTTCAATATCGGTGTTGCATTAAAAGCTACTATGAACGACACCGAGAAAAAGAAGCCGACAGTTTACGACCTGACGGTTTATCTCAGAGAAAATTCGTATTTGCCAGACAGCCGACAGGAGTATAAATTTAAAAGCAAAACGGGCTATGTTTTGACTGAGCAAACGGACTTGAATGACTTTGTAGCGGAACTTAAATCGGACTTTGAAAATCACATTTTGCCGACTTTAGACAAATTGAATACACTTCAAGATTGTGTAGACCGGTTTGGCAACATTGCTTTTTGGGGTGACAATCTGAAAAAAGTAATTACAGAAAATAAGCTTTTAGCACTGTGA
- a CDS encoding competence protein CoiA family protein — MRFALLGDNRIEAQPKLNGLCCCCSKPVIAKCGTRKIWHWAHKSKTDCDNWWEPETEWHRTWKNNYPADWQEIALFDKRTSEKTHCGCSYS; from the coding sequence ATGCGTTTTGCTTTATTAGGCGATAATCGAATAGAAGCTCAACCGAAACTTAACGGATTGTGCTGCTGCTGTTCGAAGCCAGTTATTGCAAAATGTGGCACACGAAAAATTTGGCATTGGGCACATAAAAGCAAAACAGATTGTGATAATTGGTGGGAACCGGAAACAGAGTGGCACCGAACTTGGAAAAACAATTATCCAGCGGATTGGCAGGAAATAGCTTTATTTGATAAAAGAACAAGCGAAAAAACACATTGCGGATGTTCTTACAGCTAA
- a CDS encoding type II TA system antitoxin MqsA family protein, producing the protein MKSPFTDKEMKVVREKDVLQFRKESFSFYRFAYKCEDTGELFTDSVMQELNLNQIYNQYREKYNIPFPEEIRKIRKKYGLSASKMSSILGFGTNSYRQYENGDIPSISNAKLIHLAKNPLTFKQMVLDSSDLTKKESSAICDKIDELISKNHHDKTYSLKALYTRQ; encoded by the coding sequence ATGAAGAGCCCTTTTACGGACAAAGAAATGAAGGTGGTAAGAGAGAAAGATGTTTTGCAATTTCGCAAGGAATCTTTCTCTTTCTACCGTTTTGCATATAAATGCGAAGATACTGGCGAATTATTTACTGACAGTGTCATGCAAGAATTAAATCTAAATCAGATTTATAATCAGTACAGAGAAAAATATAATATCCCATTTCCAGAAGAAATAAGGAAGATTAGAAAGAAGTATGGCTTGTCTGCTTCTAAAATGTCTTCAATTCTGGGTTTTGGGACAAATTCATATCGGCAATACGAAAATGGTGATATTCCATCAATTTCAAATGCTAAGCTTATTCATTTAGCTAAAAATCCCCTTACTTTTAAACAGATGGTTCTTGATTCCTCTGATTTAACGAAAAAAGAATCATCCGCCATTTGCGATAAAATTGATGAGTTAATTTCAAAAAATCATCATGATAAAACTTATTCACTTAAAGCATTATATACTAGGCAATGA
- a CDS encoding alpha/beta fold hydrolase, translating to MKTGKPGNPLIVFESGLGMGGGNFEPVFAHLPKDACYVVYDRNGLGESEADDRLENRYGCGWKSCTACCNNYT from the coding sequence TTGAAAACCGGAAAGCCGGGCAACCCATTAATCGTTTTTGAAAGTGGACTCGGGATGGGCGGTGGTAATTTCGAGCCGGTCTTTGCCCATTTGCCGAAAGACGCCTGTTACGTTGTGTATGACCGCAACGGCCTGGGCGAATCGGAAGCCGACGACCGTTTGGAAAACCGATACGGATGTGGTTGGAAAAGCTGCACCGCATGCTGCAACAATTACACTTAA
- a CDS encoding alpha/beta fold hydrolase has protein sequence MLQQLHLKAPYLLVGHSLGGPFIRLFASRYPQEVAGMVFIDPTDFMLTPEQNETARQKAESAIGYREIWPKMLTEMSARRQHA, from the coding sequence ATGCTGCAACAATTACACTTAAAAGCGCCGTACCTCTTGGTAGGCCACTCGTTGGGAGGCCCGTTTATCCGTCTTTTCGCCTCGCGGTACCCCCAGGAAGTAGCCGGGATGGTGTTTATCGATCCTACCGATTTTATGCTTACCCCGGAACAGAATGAGACGGCGCGCCAAAAAGCAGAAAGCGCCATCGGCTACCGCGAAATCTGGCCCAAAATGCTGACAGAAATGAGCGCCCGACGCCAACATGCCTGA
- a CDS encoding competence protein CoiA produces MRFALLGDNRIEAQPKLNGLCCCCSKPVIAKCGTRKIWHWAHKSKTDCDNWWEPETEWHRTWKNNYPADWQEIALFDKRTSEKHIADVLTANSLVLEFQHSNIHPQERTSRERFL; encoded by the coding sequence ATGCGTTTTGCTTTATTAGGCGATAATCGAATAGAAGCTCAACCGAAACTTAACGGATTGTGCTGCTGCTGTTCGAAGCCAGTTATTGCAAAATGTGGCACACGAAAAATTTGGCATTGGGCACATAAAAGCAAAACAGATTGTGATAATTGGTGGGAACCGGAAACAGAGTGGCACCGAACTTGGAAAAACAATTATCCAGCGGATTGGCAGGAAATAGCTTTATTTGATAAAAGAACAAGCGAAAAACACATTGCGGATGTTCTTACAGCTAATAGTCTCGTATTAGAATTTCAACATTCGAATATTCATCCTCAAGAACGAACCTCACGAGAACGTTTTTTATAA
- a CDS encoding type II toxin-antitoxin system MqsR family toxin, translating to MLQEQVLNFLREFKAAMSISSRILFAARKENEETILDLELSQKKVENILASLQLIDYSQGPIPNDQYGNMPMWVFGKNIKGKEVYIKITCANNGPFCISFHYSRFRMKYPFKNT from the coding sequence ATGCTGCAAGAGCAAGTTTTGAACTTTCTAAGAGAGTTCAAGGCAGCGATGAGTATATCTTCTAGAATACTTTTTGCTGCTAGAAAAGAAAATGAGGAAACAATTTTAGATTTAGAATTGTCACAGAAAAAAGTTGAAAACATACTAGCCTCATTACAACTAATAGATTATTCTCAAGGTCCAATTCCAAATGACCAATACGGCAATATGCCTATGTGGGTGTTTGGAAAAAACATTAAAGGAAAGGAAGTGTATATCAAAATCACTTGTGCAAATAACGGACCTTTTTGTATTTCCTTCCATTATTCTAGATTTAGGATGAAATATCCTTTCAAAAACACATGA
- a CDS encoding type II toxin-antitoxin system antitoxin SocA domain-containing protein: MKSPFTDKEMKVVREKDVLQFRKESFSFYRFAYKCEDTGELFTDSVMQELNLNQIYNQYREKYNIPFPEEIRKIRKKYGLSASKMSSILGFGTNSYRQYENGDIPSISNAKLIHLAKNPLTFKQMVLDSSDLTKKESSAICDKIDELISKNHHDKLIHLKHYILGNESPDRFSGYKVPDLDKFCEMVIFFSKQLTPLKPVLSSLLFCSDFQNYQKTTYSISGMRYLENDFGPAPHHFHSIFEMLNDMDCIHISYDSKNGYLGERFEVSQNKLFNEHLFTKDEIQTLEEVACNFKSQKHYNRNDQYLKSCGIDPNTSSKSIIDYNKAFELYSLDDSLDK, translated from the coding sequence ATGAAGAGCCCTTTTACGGACAAAGAAATGAAGGTGGTAAGAGAGAAAGATGTTTTGCAATTTCGCAAGGAATCTTTCTCTTTCTACCGTTTTGCATATAAATGCGAAGATACTGGCGAATTATTTACTGACAGTGTCATGCAAGAATTAAATCTAAATCAGATTTATAATCAGTACAGAGAAAAATATAATATCCCATTTCCAGAAGAAATAAGGAAGATTAGAAAGAAGTATGGCTTGTCTGCTTCTAAAATGTCTTCAATTCTGGGTTTTGGGACAAATTCATATCGGCAATACGAAAATGGTGATATTCCATCAATTTCAAATGCTAAGCTTATTCATTTAGCTAAAAATCCCCTTACTTTTAAACAGATGGTTCTTGATTCCTCTGATTTAACGAAAAAAGAATCATCCGCCATTTGCGATAAAATTGATGAGTTAATTTCAAAAAATCATCATGATAAACTTATTCACTTAAAGCATTATATACTAGGCAATGAATCTCCAGATAGATTTAGTGGCTACAAAGTTCCAGACTTAGATAAGTTCTGCGAAATGGTCATTTTTTTCTCAAAACAATTAACTCCTTTAAAGCCGGTCTTAAGCAGTCTACTTTTTTGCTCGGATTTTCAAAATTATCAGAAGACGACTTATTCTATTAGTGGAATGAGATATTTAGAGAATGATTTTGGACCTGCTCCACATCATTTTCATTCAATATTTGAAATGCTAAATGATATGGATTGTATTCATATTTCTTACGACAGTAAAAATGGTTATTTAGGGGAGAGGTTTGAAGTTTCGCAAAACAAATTATTTAATGAACATTTGTTTACGAAAGATGAAATACAGACACTTGAAGAAGTCGCATGTAATTTCAAATCTCAAAAACATTACAATAGGAATGATCAATATTTAAAATCTTGTGGTATTGACCCGAATACGTCAAGTAAATCGATTATTGATTATAACAAAGCGTTTGAACTATATAGTTTAGACGACAGCTTGGATAAATAG